The following are from one region of the uncultured Methanobrevibacter sp. genome:
- a CDS encoding winged helix-turn-helix domain-containing protein yields the protein MKHMEKLLWWLITGKRGGINRAKIIKKLNEKPCNANQLASELNLDYKTIKHHLKILVENNIVYNLNDGYGKLYFLTDHMENNYHEFEEILSKIKLD from the coding sequence ATGAAACATATGGAAAAACTACTTTGGTGGTTAATCACTGGTAAAAGAGGTGGCATAAATCGAGCTAAAATTATTAAAAAACTTAATGAAAAGCCATGTAATGCTAACCAATTAGCTAGTGAACTTAATTTAGATTATAAAACTATTAAACATCATTTAAAAATATTGGTTGAAAATAATATTGTTTATAATTTAAATGATGGTTATGGTAAATTATATTTTTTAACTGATCATATGGAAAATAATTATCATGAATTTGAAGAAATTTTATCAAAAATAAAATTAGATTAA